The following coding sequences are from one Halorubrum sp. BOL3-1 window:
- a CDS encoding kinase anchor protein, with product MSDRTRPDGAEFVDAADETLRGAYDPPMSLESYVDRVLERPAAAASGAGYILAAVEAYGTREVRERGELLDRYRFFDDPANDGEHAVLGNTRALNAFVDDLRAAATGRGNDETIVWIDGPTATGKSEFKRCLVNGLRAFSKTDAGRRYTVEWNVAGAGSGAGVGAGGGTGAASLSYGSGGDAGEWYRSPVQTHPLSVFPEAVRESVAGAVDGDAYPIAADTGLDPFSREAYDRLESVYREQGRRDLFSAVTDRDHLRVTSYVVDVGRGIGVLHAEDDGTPKERLVGSWMGGMLRELDSRGRKNPQAFSYDGVLSQGNGVATVVEDASQHADLLRRLLNVPDERRVKLDKGIGMDVDTQLVVISNPDLDAELDRHAERGDADPLKALKRRLSKHEFRYLTNPRLEARLLRREIAGATAADGAVAGVDNPGGTGGSDPGGTGGPDRDGVDPGAAPLSIEVREPDGTVTEREIAPHAIGAAALYAVVTRLDADDRPGDLDLIETATLYETGEVRRGDDAVAVADVDLASGDGRNGIPVTYARDAIADLLATTADRSHPELPVERVVTPTDVLAALADGLDDAPVFSRAETAEFEGRRDPVESRIRERQREDVIDAVLAEETVSTETVAEYVEHVYAWDDEDPATRDRDDDAPDPLAMKVFETETLGRFDDDDYRGTDPGRDVERFRRERVIRGLTRYAWRNRDDAFSVDEMDLGEVHELKAALDSNDLADVKRRFPDLDPAAWPDPPADTETARVKSETIDRLCERGYGRASAELTSRAVMETVREGWPDVDGTPGDGGEPPDDRTGPNGGENPWD from the coding sequence ATGAGCGACCGCACTCGACCCGACGGAGCGGAGTTCGTCGACGCGGCCGACGAGACCCTTCGAGGGGCGTACGACCCGCCGATGAGCCTCGAGTCCTACGTCGACCGCGTGCTCGAACGTCCGGCCGCCGCCGCCTCCGGGGCGGGGTACATCCTCGCGGCCGTCGAGGCGTACGGCACCCGGGAGGTCCGCGAGCGCGGCGAGCTGCTCGACCGGTACCGGTTCTTCGACGACCCGGCGAACGACGGCGAACACGCCGTATTGGGCAACACACGCGCGCTCAACGCGTTCGTCGACGACCTCCGCGCGGCCGCGACCGGGCGGGGAAACGACGAGACGATCGTCTGGATCGACGGTCCCACGGCGACGGGGAAATCGGAGTTCAAGCGGTGTCTGGTCAACGGGCTTCGCGCGTTCTCGAAGACGGACGCGGGTCGGCGGTACACCGTCGAGTGGAACGTCGCGGGGGCCGGGTCCGGGGCGGGAGTCGGAGCCGGCGGCGGGACGGGCGCCGCCTCGCTCTCGTACGGGAGCGGCGGCGACGCCGGGGAGTGGTACCGCAGCCCGGTCCAGACGCATCCGCTGTCCGTGTTCCCCGAGGCGGTGCGGGAGTCGGTCGCCGGCGCGGTCGACGGCGACGCGTACCCGATCGCCGCCGACACGGGGCTCGACCCGTTCAGCCGCGAGGCGTACGACCGGTTGGAGTCGGTCTACCGGGAGCAGGGTCGCCGGGACCTCTTTTCGGCGGTCACCGACCGCGACCACCTCCGCGTGACGAGCTACGTCGTGGACGTGGGACGCGGTATCGGCGTCCTCCACGCCGAGGACGACGGGACGCCCAAGGAGCGGCTCGTCGGCTCGTGGATGGGCGGCATGCTCCGCGAACTCGACTCGCGCGGCCGAAAGAACCCGCAGGCGTTCAGCTACGACGGCGTGCTCTCGCAGGGCAACGGCGTCGCGACGGTCGTCGAGGACGCCAGCCAGCACGCCGACCTCCTCCGGCGGCTGCTCAACGTCCCCGACGAGCGGCGGGTGAAACTCGACAAGGGGATCGGGATGGACGTAGACACCCAGCTCGTCGTCATCTCGAACCCCGACCTCGACGCGGAGCTGGACCGGCACGCCGAGCGCGGCGACGCCGACCCGCTGAAGGCGCTGAAGCGCCGGCTCTCGAAACACGAGTTCCGGTACCTCACGAACCCCCGGCTGGAGGCGCGGCTGCTCCGCCGGGAGATCGCCGGAGCGACGGCGGCGGACGGAGCGGTCGCCGGCGTCGACAACCCTGGTGGTACCGGCGGCTCAGACCCCGGTGGTACCGGCGGCCCGGACCGCGACGGAGTCGACCCGGGTGCGGCGCCGCTGTCGATCGAGGTCCGGGAGCCGGACGGGACGGTGACCGAGCGCGAGATCGCGCCCCACGCGATCGGGGCCGCGGCGCTGTACGCGGTCGTCACGCGGCTCGACGCCGACGACCGTCCCGGCGACCTCGACCTGATCGAGACCGCGACGCTGTACGAGACCGGCGAGGTCCGGCGCGGCGACGACGCGGTCGCCGTCGCCGACGTCGACCTCGCTTCGGGGGACGGCCGCAACGGGATCCCGGTCACCTACGCCCGCGACGCGATCGCCGACCTGCTCGCGACGACGGCCGACCGGAGCCATCCCGAGCTCCCCGTCGAGCGCGTGGTCACCCCGACGGACGTGCTCGCGGCGCTGGCCGACGGTCTCGACGACGCGCCCGTCTTCTCGCGGGCCGAGACCGCGGAGTTCGAGGGGCGTCGCGACCCGGTCGAGTCGCGGATCCGCGAGCGACAGCGGGAGGACGTGATCGACGCGGTGCTCGCGGAGGAGACCGTCTCGACGGAGACGGTCGCGGAGTACGTCGAACACGTGTACGCGTGGGACGACGAGGACCCGGCGACGCGCGACCGCGACGACGATGCGCCGGACCCGCTCGCGATGAAGGTGTTCGAGACGGAGACGCTCGGACGGTTCGACGATGACGACTACCGCGGGACCGATCCGGGCCGAGACGTCGAGCGCTTCCGCCGCGAGCGGGTGATCCGGGGGCTGACGCGGTACGCGTGGCGCAACCGCGACGACGCGTTCAGCGTCGACGAGATGGATCTCGGGGAGGTCCACGAGTTGAAGGCGGCGCTGGACTCGAACGACCTCGCGGACGTGAAGCGGCGGTTCCCCGACCTCGATCCGGCGGCGTGGCCCGACCCGCCCGCGGACACGGAGACGGCTCGGGTGAAGTCGGAGACGATCGACCGCCTGTGCGAGCGGGGGTACGGCCGCGCCTCCGCGGAGCTGACGAGCCGCGCCGTGATGGAGACGGTCCGAGAGGGGTGGCCCGACGTCGACGGGACGCCGGGGGACGGCGGTGAGCCTCCGGACGACCGCACCGGTCCGAACGGGGGTGAGAACCCGTGGGACTGA
- a CDS encoding PrkA family serine protein kinase, which translates to MADTTAERHTLERLSEEYRTEVPDDLRAARSFDWYLDALYEDPQVARNAHQRVADMFDHYGTHYDEERGVVEYALAADDPLHDGENVFYGREVHEAIHEFVNKVKSGARGLGPEKRIKLLLGPVGSGKSHFDWLVRRYFEAYTREDDGRMYTFRWVDLCSVIDGQDPDDDVVRSPMNQDPLVLLPKPQRQAVIDDLNERLDAPYTLRNDQHPDPASEFYLNELLARYDDDLERVLDEHVEVVRLVADENRRECIETFEPKDKKNQDETELTGDVNYAKLAVYGESDPRAFDYAGAFCNANRGLFSGEELLKLQREFLYDFLHASQESTIKPKNNPRIDIDQVIVGRTNMPEYREKTGDEKMEAFNDRTKRIDYPYVLEYESEAQIYEKMLTNADVPNVHVEPHALAMAGLFGVLTRLEEPTDETVTLLEKAKAYNGELEDEEVDRRKLREDAAESAEVGEGMDGISARFVGDEIAEAVMDATHRDRSHLSPLSVFDHFEANLGGHGSIADDDLDRYERLLDRVREEYRERAIEDVRHALAYDVDELRRQGEKYMDHVMAYIDDDTVDDELTGRESEPDETFLRAVEEQLDVPSDRKDDFRQEVSNWVSRRAREGRGFDPQENDRLRRALERKLWEDKKHNINFSALVSATDLDDEDRSAWVDALVDRGYSEDGAAEVLEYAGAAVARSEIEDGD; encoded by the coding sequence ATGGCAGACACCACCGCGGAACGACACACGCTCGAACGGCTCAGCGAGGAGTACCGGACGGAGGTCCCGGACGACCTCAGAGCGGCGCGATCGTTCGACTGGTACCTCGACGCACTGTACGAGGACCCCCAGGTCGCCCGGAACGCCCACCAGCGCGTCGCGGACATGTTCGACCACTACGGGACCCACTACGACGAGGAGCGCGGCGTCGTCGAGTACGCGCTCGCGGCGGACGACCCGCTCCACGACGGCGAGAACGTCTTCTACGGCCGCGAGGTCCACGAGGCGATCCACGAGTTCGTCAACAAGGTGAAGTCCGGCGCCCGCGGGCTCGGCCCCGAAAAGCGGATCAAACTCCTGTTGGGACCGGTCGGCTCGGGCAAATCGCACTTCGACTGGCTCGTGCGCCGGTACTTCGAGGCGTACACCCGCGAGGACGACGGCCGGATGTACACCTTCCGGTGGGTCGACCTCTGTTCGGTGATCGACGGCCAGGACCCGGACGACGACGTCGTCCGCTCACCGATGAATCAGGACCCGCTCGTCCTCCTCCCGAAGCCGCAGCGACAGGCGGTGATCGACGACCTCAACGAGCGGCTCGACGCCCCCTACACGCTCCGGAACGACCAGCATCCGGACCCGGCGTCGGAGTTCTACCTGAACGAGCTGCTCGCGCGCTACGACGACGACCTCGAACGGGTCCTCGACGAGCACGTCGAGGTCGTCCGGCTCGTCGCCGACGAGAACCGCCGGGAGTGTATCGAGACGTTCGAGCCGAAGGACAAGAAGAACCAGGACGAGACGGAGCTGACCGGCGACGTCAACTACGCGAAGCTCGCCGTCTACGGGGAGTCCGACCCGCGCGCGTTCGACTACGCCGGCGCGTTCTGTAACGCGAACCGGGGGCTGTTCTCCGGCGAGGAACTGCTCAAGCTCCAGCGGGAGTTCCTCTACGACTTCCTCCACGCCTCTCAGGAGTCGACGATCAAGCCGAAGAACAACCCCCGGATCGACATCGACCAGGTGATCGTCGGGCGGACGAACATGCCGGAGTACCGCGAGAAGACCGGCGACGAGAAGATGGAGGCGTTCAACGACCGCACCAAGCGGATCGACTACCCGTACGTGTTGGAGTACGAGTCGGAGGCGCAGATCTACGAGAAGATGCTCACCAACGCCGACGTGCCCAACGTCCACGTCGAGCCGCACGCCTTAGCGATGGCCGGCCTCTTCGGCGTGCTCACCCGGTTGGAGGAGCCGACCGACGAGACGGTGACGCTCTTGGAGAAGGCGAAGGCGTACAACGGCGAGCTCGAAGACGAGGAGGTCGACCGGCGGAAGCTGCGGGAGGACGCCGCCGAGTCCGCCGAGGTCGGGGAGGGGATGGACGGGATCTCCGCGCGGTTCGTCGGCGACGAGATCGCCGAGGCGGTCATGGACGCCACCCACCGAGACCGGAGCCACCTCTCGCCGCTGTCCGTCTTCGACCACTTCGAGGCGAACCTCGGCGGCCACGGCTCGATCGCGGACGACGACCTCGACCGGTACGAGCGCCTCCTCGATCGGGTCCGCGAGGAGTACCGCGAGCGCGCCATCGAAGACGTTCGTCACGCGTTGGCGTACGACGTCGACGAGCTCCGGCGGCAGGGAGAAAAGTACATGGACCACGTGATGGCGTACATCGACGACGACACCGTCGACGACGAGCTGACGGGGAGGGAAAGCGAGCCGGACGAGACGTTCCTGCGCGCGGTCGAGGAACAGCTCGACGTGCCCTCCGACCGCAAGGACGACTTCAGACAGGAGGTGTCTAACTGGGTCTCCCGGCGCGCCCGCGAGGGGCGCGGCTTCGACCCGCAGGAGAACGACCGGCTCCGGCGGGCCTTAGAGCGCAAGCTGTGGGAAGACAAGAAACACAACATCAACTTCTCGGCGCTGGTTTCCGCGACCGACCTCGACGACGAGGACCGGAGCGCCTGGGTGGACGCGCTGGTCGACCGGGGCTACTCCGAGGACGGCGCCGCGGAGGTGTTGGAGTACGCGGGCGCGGCGGTGGCGCGCTCGGAGATCGAGGACGGTGACTGA
- a CDS encoding DUF1028 domain-containing protein → MTFSICVRERYTDGDGGDQVRFGVAVTTRLPGVGTLCPFASSDGAVATQSLVNVELGRKGIEYLDDGLAVDDALRALLNADEGSAERQLHGVDADGTFAFSGDECNDWYGHREGQNYTVAGNLLTGEEVIEDVAAAYESDAHGDAPLAERLIDALAAGHAAGGDKREDLDVQSAALLVRNTEEEADDPYYNDLRVDASETPVADLRETYETAKRGYEAILAKYAEEADDEVSADDEVSADDGAE, encoded by the coding sequence GTGACGTTCAGCATCTGCGTTCGCGAGCGGTACACCGACGGGGACGGCGGCGACCAGGTCCGGTTCGGCGTGGCGGTGACCACCCGACTGCCGGGCGTGGGCACGCTCTGCCCGTTCGCGTCGTCCGACGGCGCGGTGGCGACCCAGTCGCTCGTCAACGTCGAACTGGGACGGAAGGGGATCGAGTATCTCGACGACGGACTCGCGGTCGACGACGCCTTACGGGCCCTGTTAAACGCCGACGAGGGGAGCGCCGAACGCCAGCTCCACGGCGTCGACGCCGACGGGACGTTCGCGTTCTCCGGCGACGAGTGCAACGACTGGTACGGCCACCGCGAGGGGCAAAACTACACCGTGGCGGGCAACCTCCTGACCGGCGAGGAGGTGATCGAGGACGTCGCGGCCGCCTACGAGTCCGACGCGCACGGCGACGCGCCGCTCGCGGAGCGGCTGATCGACGCCCTCGCCGCGGGCCACGCCGCGGGCGGTGACAAGCGCGAGGACCTCGACGTCCAGTCTGCGGCGCTGCTCGTGCGGAACACCGAGGAGGAGGCCGACGACCCGTACTACAATGACCTCCGCGTCGACGCGAGCGAGACGCCCGTGGCCGACCTCCGCGAGACGTACGAGACCGCCAAGCGCGGCTACGAGGCGATCCTGGCGAAGTACGCCGAGGAGGCGGACGACGAGGTGTCGGCGGACGACGAGGTGTCGGCGGACGACGGCGCGGAGTAG
- a CDS encoding endonuclease/exonuclease/phosphatase family protein produces MTGIRVLSYNVRYANRGDHHDAWHDRRDAVGRLVRFHRPDVAAFQEPLPEQRRDLRERLPEYEFVGRGREAGGEGEGCPIAVRSDRWTVVDHDTFWLSETPDEPSTDWGAAHPRIATWARVRTADGDGLLVVNTHFDHVSARARRESARLLRERLPEIADSAGDESDWTTPVVLVGDFNCTPRSDPHRILVGDDPELDDETAGGPTARDALALRDAAADADLRHGPETSLTDFARLIDGRRIDHALVSPDLAVEAFATLADRDDRGRYPSDHLPILARLSL; encoded by the coding sequence ATGACCGGGATCCGGGTACTGAGCTACAACGTCCGCTACGCCAACCGCGGCGACCACCACGACGCCTGGCACGACCGCCGGGACGCTGTCGGGCGACTCGTCCGCTTCCACCGCCCGGACGTCGCCGCGTTTCAGGAGCCGCTACCCGAACAGCGCCGCGACCTCCGCGAGCGACTCCCGGAGTACGAGTTCGTCGGACGGGGGCGCGAGGCGGGCGGCGAGGGCGAAGGGTGCCCGATCGCGGTCCGGAGCGACCGCTGGACGGTCGTCGACCACGACACGTTCTGGCTCTCCGAGACGCCCGATGAACCCTCGACCGACTGGGGGGCCGCGCACCCGCGGATCGCGACGTGGGCGCGGGTCCGGACCGCCGACGGCGACGGGCTCCTCGTCGTCAACACGCACTTCGACCACGTGAGCGCACGCGCGCGGCGCGAGTCGGCGCGCCTGCTCCGCGAACGCCTCCCGGAGATAGCGGACTCGGCGGGCGACGAGTCCGACTGGACGACCCCGGTCGTCCTCGTCGGGGACTTCAACTGTACGCCGAGATCCGACCCGCATCGGATCCTCGTCGGAGACGACCCGGAACTCGACGACGAAACGGCCGGTGGACCGACGGCTCGCGACGCCCTCGCCCTCCGCGACGCGGCGGCCGACGCCGACCTCCGTCACGGCCCGGAGACGAGCCTCACCGACTTCGCCCGCCTGATAGACGGGCGGCGGATCGACCACGCGCTCGTCTCGCCCGACCTCGCCGTCGAGGCGTTCGCGACGCTCGCGGACCGCGACGACCGGGGGCGATACCCGTCGGACCACCTCCCGATCCTCGCGCGGCTGTCGCTGTAG